AGAGTCATCGCATGAAGAAAACACATCATCCAAAAGTATTAATGCCAATTCCATCGTATTCAGCCTAAAATATAATTATTAAGTTAaattgtgagtttgtcaGTTTGGGGGATGAAATCTCGTTCCTGTTTCTTTTGATGGGAAAGATTTGAATCCCGATTTAGCGGGGGCACGGAATATCATATTATTGATCATGTGATCTGCGGGTACAGTACGCCATGATATATAACCAATCAGATTACAGGGGTTTGGATAAACACCATTCCCCAGCtttgtcattatcatcataATCCTACCGTATCAACCTACCATTGAACGTTGAACATTCATTGAACAGTGGATCATATAGCTGATCAACTGCTTTGCTTGATCATATTCATAGTAACGTATAGACAGTCATACAACATCAAAAGATGTCACTTCGAACACCCATGTTGAGAGCGACTGCTGCTAGACGAGCAGGTCAATCTGTTAATCTCAGAACTCAAGTAGTTAGAAGGAGATTCGCATCTTCCGGACCTGAAGTAGTGAGTCACTTCGTCTACCTCTGAAATGCCATGACCATGAGAAAACTTCCTTACATGTTGACGTGATTCTTCGATTTAACAGAATCCACCCCCTCCTCCTAGATCATCATCCGTACCTTACCTTCTCGCAGGTGTAGGTCTTGCAGCTGCTGGTGCCGCATACCTATTCTACGGTACTGACGGTACACCAAGAGATACAGCTAAAGAACTCAAATCATCCGCAAGGGGTGTAGCAGCTGCCGCGGAAGGTAAATTGGGCTTAAGACATAGTCAACAAGACTATCAAAAAGTTTATGATGCAATCGCTGAGAAATTGGAACAAGAGGGATACGATGGTGAGTCATTCGTTCTAAATTGTAATTGCCTTGCAGTCCATTTCTGTTATTCTTTCTCAACTTGCAGAGCTAAATCTTGCCATCTTAAATCGCAGATGGATCTCTCGCTCCCGTTCTTGTTCGACTCGCTTGGCACTCATCTGGTACTTACAACAAAGAAGATAACACCGGTGGATCCAATTATGCTACCATGAGATTCAAGCCTGAAGCCGAACACGGTGCTAACAATGGACTGGTAAGTACTCAGTCTAAAACCCTTTCATTCACCTCACGATAATTATTATTCCCCCTTACTTACCTCATTTCCTTACAACCCTATAAATCATATAGAACATCGCTCGAGACCACATgcaaaagatcaaagacgCTTTCCCTTGGATTTCTTACGGTGATCTTTGGACACTCGGTGGTGTAGTCGCAGTTCAAGAATCAGGTGGTCCAACTGTACCTTGGAGACCTGGAAGAATCGATGGTTTCGAACATCACGTTACTCCAGATGGTAGATTACCTGATGCTGCCCAAGCTCAAGACCACTtgagattcatcttctaccGAATGGGGTGAGTGACAACCTGCCTTTTTTTGTGCCATTTTTTTGTGCTAATCTCCCATTTCGGATGTCGGTTTTGCAGCTTCAACGATCAAGAAATCGTAGCTCTTTCGGGTGCTCACGCACTGGGTCGATGCCATACCGGTACATACATGTCTTTTTGTTTAATACCCCTCTTTCGCAAGGCTGATCCAACAAAAATTCCCTTTGGTAGACCGATCCGGTTTCGAAGGACCATGGACCTTCTCACCTGTCACTTTCTCCAATCAATATTTCACTCTTCTTCAGGACGAACCTTGGCAATGGCGAAAGTGGTTAGTAAACTCCTGCCCCAAATTCGGCTGTTTAAAGTAAGACGTTGCTGATTCTGAATCCCGCAACAGGAAGGGTCCAGCTCAATACGAAGACAAAAAGACTAAATCTCTTATGATGCTTCCGTAAGTCTCCCTTGCACATCTCAGCTGGAGATTGAATTGCGGCTCACGCGTCGACAATTCACAGTACCGACATGGCTCTTGTCAAGGACAAATCGTTCAAGAAATTCGTTGATATCTACGCCAAAGACGAAGATGCTTTCTTCAAAGAGTAGGTTCTTGTTCAGCACAACGTTCAATCCCTTCTATCGTTCGAGAGGAATACCTAGCTGATCTCGGGTGCACTACAGCTTCTCCAAAGCCTTTGCTAAACTTCTTGAACTCGGTGTTCCAACCTCTCAATTCGCTGGTGACGCTTGGAAGATGGGCAGCGAATAGATTGAATGCCTATGATTTGAAGTATGGTATACATGTGGTAGACGATTGGTGCTTCAGGCAGGGTTGAAATAGTTATTATGATTTGTCTTTATTAGTATTTAAGTTGTTTCTGCgagaaagagagaatggTGGAAAATATATGCAAATATTGTCTAGTCTATTCATCTGCATGTTCAGTACCTTGTTCCTTCATATGTGCTCAGTTAGTCCGAAATTCGGAGATGACACTGTGATCAAACCTCATCTTCGACGTATGATATTCTAGATGCCATTCATCTACGATCTTATACGTTgacaattgaaagatattccTGTACTTTCGGCCGTCGTGACATGTCGGAAGGATTGACCGAGAAAACCGATGATTGGAATGCTAAATTGATAATGAAACATGACGTGTCATTATGAATTGATACCGGCTTTTATCGGATTATTCCGGTTATATGACGCATCTAATTGAATCAACCTATTAGAATACGAGGAATTACACACATAACAAAAATAACATGGCAGGAGAGAAAATAGCCCTTTACATGTGAGAGAGAGTGAGAAATGGTAGAGATGCCCAATTGATCTATCTCCTTGACAGAAAccaattctttctttcttttctcttctctcctttcaaAACTTTACATACATACCTCCAAAGACAGTGTTCTATATCCTCGACATTTGAGGTCGTCGAGCATCCATCCACCCGCCCTCCTTCTCTCATATCCCTCTTTTATCATTTTAGTAATAAACCTCTCTTGGTTCCTGATATAACACACAAACGAAGATTACACTATCCAAAATGGTAGCTTCACGATACTTGGTAAAGGGAGCTTCTTCCCTTACCCGAACTTCAATGTTATCGAGATCAATGGCAACTGTACAATCATCAATCGGTGATAAACAAGTACCCATGTCAAACcttgaaaaaggtaaattcgTAAATTACGCTAGAATCGAAAGCAATTTACAAATCGTTCgacaaaggtgagtaactTTCTTTGCAGCACACACACGGGTGGGTCTGCCATCGAGGTGATTGCAGATCGAACATCCTGGGAGGAGAGTTGGATGGTCTCGGTAATGGAAAGGGGATTGTCATTTCTTTACCATCATATCGGCTCCACAATTTACCGGGCTTCAGAAAGGGTGATAATTCGAATTTGTGACTGGCATGTTGCTGACATCTCAATATCATTCCACTAGACTCAACCGACCACTTACCCTTGCTGAGAAGATCGTTTACGGTCATTTGGATAACCCTCACGAGCAAGATATCGAGCGAGGTGTTTCTTACCTCAAGCTCCGACCTGATGTGAGTTAATTCCCTGTATGAGCTTCAACGCCTTTGCTAATAACCGTGGCAATCACAGCGAGTCGCTTGTCAAGATGCTACtgctcaagtgagtattcacAAATCCTCGCGTCTTCTTTTCAGGGATATTCCACAGTTTTTCGTAATGGCTACTGATTATCCGTGCTTTTCTCAACTACCCTTTAGATGGCTATTCTCCAATTCATGTCTGCTGGTCTTCCTCAAACCGCCGTCCCTACTTCCGTGCACTGTGATCACTTGATCCAAGCTCAAGTTGGTGGTCCAAAGGATTTGGCTCGTGCTATCGACATCAACAAGGAAGTCTACGACTTCTTAGCCACTGCCTGTGCTAAATACGGTATTGGTTTCTGGAAACCTGGATCTGGTATCATGTGAGTGGACTCCATTCGCTATCCCCCATTTGTACCTAGTCTGACTTTTTGTGCTCGTAGCCACCAAATCATCCTAGAAAACTACGCTCTTCCTGGTCTCATGATGATTGGTACCGATTCTCACACTCCTAACGCTGGTGGTCTCGGTATGGTCGCTTGTGGTGTTGGAGGTGCCGATGCTGTCGACGTTATGGCTGGTATCCCCTGGGAGCTTAAAGCCCCCAAGGTTATTGGTGTCTATCTCGACGGAAAGATGAGCGGATGGACCACCCCCAAGGACGTCATCCTCAAGGTAGCTGGTATCCTCACCGTCAAGGGTGGTACCGGTGCTATCATTGAGTACCACGGTCCTGGTGTCGAATCTCTCTCCGCTACTGGTATGGCTACCATCTGTAACATGGGTGCTGAAATCGGTGCTACCACTTCCCTTTTCCCTTACAACAAGCGAATGTCCGCTTACCTCGAAGCCACCGGTCGATCTCAACAAGCCGCTTACGCTCAAGAGTTCAACCACAACCTTCAACCCGATGAAGGATCAGAGTACGACcgaagaattgaaatcaacctcaacGAGCTTGAACCTCACATCAACGGTCCTTTCACCCCTGATCTTGCCACCCCAATCTCCAAGTTCGCCGAGGAGGTTAAGAAGAACAACTGGCCTGAGGAGCTCAAGGTCGGTCTTATCGGTTCATGTACCAACTCTTCGTACGAAGACATGTCTCGATCCGCTCACATCGCCCAAGAGGCTGCCGACCACGGTCTCAAAAccaaatccatcttcaccatcacccCCGGTTCCGAACAAGTCCGAGCTACCATTGCTCGAGACGGTTTCGTTGACACATTCGAGAACGTCGGTGGTGTCGTACTTGCCAACGCCTGTGGACCTTGTATCGGTCAATGGGATCGACAAGATGtcaagaaaggtgaagtcaactctatcatctcttcttacAACCGAAACTTCACTGGACGAAATGATGCCAAC
The window above is part of the Kwoniella shivajii chromosome 6, complete sequence genome. Proteins encoded here:
- a CDS encoding cytochrome c peroxidase, mitochondrial — protein: MSLRTPMLRATAARRAGQSVNLRTQVVRRRFASSGPEVNPPPPPRSSSVPYLLAGVGLAAAGAAYLFYGTDGTPRDTAKELKSSARGVAAAAEGKLGLRHSQQDYQKVYDAIAEKLEQEGYDDGSLAPVLVRLAWHSSGTYNKEDNTGGSNYATMRFKPEAEHGANNGLNIARDHMQKIKDAFPWISYGDLWTLGGVVAVQESGGPTVPWRPGRIDGFEHHVTPDGRLPDAAQAQDHLRFIFYRMGFNDQEIVALSGAHALGRCHTDRSGFEGPWTFSPVTFSNQYFTLLQDEPWQWRKWKGPAQYEDKKTKSLMMLPTDMALVKDKSFKKFVDIYAKDEDAFFKDFSKAFAKLLELGVPTSQFAGDAWKMGSE
- a CDS encoding aconitate hydratase, mitochondrial, whose translation is MVASRYLVKGASSLTRTSMLSRSMATVQSSIGDKQVPMSNLEKGKFVNYARIESNLQIVRQRLNRPLTLAEKIVYGHLDNPHEQDIERGVSYLKLRPDRVACQDATAQMAILQFMSAGLPQTAVPTSVHCDHLIQAQVGGPKDLARAIDINKEVYDFLATACAKYGIGFWKPGSGIIHQIILENYALPGLMMIGTDSHTPNAGGLGMVACGVGGADAVDVMAGIPWELKAPKVIGVYLDGKMSGWTTPKDVILKVAGILTVKGGTGAIIEYHGPGVESLSATGMATICNMGAEIGATTSLFPYNKRMSAYLEATGRSQQAAYAQEFNHNLQPDEGSEYDRRIEINLNELEPHINGPFTPDLATPISKFAEEVKKNNWPEELKVGLIGSCTNSSYEDMSRSAHIAQEAADHGLKTKSIFTITPGSEQVRATIARDGFVDTFENVGGVVLANACGPCIGQWDRQDVKKGEVNSIISSYNRNFTGRNDANPATHAFVASPDLVTAMTFAGSLTFNPLTDSLKGADGKEFKFSDPAGHELPSRGYDPGENTFQAPPEDGTTVNVAVSPSSDRLQLLTPFKAWDGQDIVDAPVLIKAKGKCTTDHISAGGPWLKYRGHLENISQNCLIGAINADSGEANKVLNQETGDFGPVPTVGAYYRDKNIPWVVVGDENYGEGSSREHAALEPRFLGGRAVICRSFARIHETNLKKQGMLPLWFKNSADYDKISGTDKVSIVGLADFKPGQDIKVEITHKDGSKDSFLTTSSINEGQWEWFKAGSALNKMAAAAKARNA